The genomic stretch TGGCATATGGGTACAGCCCACTTTTACTCTAATTGGGCTATAATGAACTCGAGTGGCGATTGGGCTGGCCCTAACTGAACCAGAAGGGTCCATTGGGCTTGGTGTTCACTCCTTTTACATGGGTGCAGCCCATTTCACTTAGCCCGGAGTTTTACTACATGTACTCTCTATTTCTACTCCATCACTTTTACTCTCTGATGTGATAATTGATCATTAGTTATCTTTATAGTGTGAGTCCCAATAAAAATGTGCATCAAAATTTTATGAGAGAGAATAAAAGTTGAGAATAGAATTTGGGGTATGATTGTATGAGTAGTATTTTCCAGGGTATGACTGTATGAGTAGTATTTTCCATTCATCTCGGGTTTGATGATTCGGACCCCGAAACAACAACCTATAAAGGATTCATGTGAAAGTTGACCTAAAGAGTTTCAATGTGTCATGGTTGAGCAAACAAAACAGTGTAAAGGGAAATGCCTGAAACATTGATGTTTAGTACTTATACATACACACATCCATACATACAGTGAGATACAACTATATAAGGCGAGGTTTACCCAGTCCACATCCTCGGGCAGTGGCTGTAGGTTTCCCTCGAGTACATACAGTGCGGTATAATAGAGAAGGAATGACAGATGAAAGAAGCCTTCGATTCAAATATCAACCAATTTCTTATAGCGTTTTCTATATGGACTGCACACCCGGGagattatatataattacactTACACTGATCTGTGGTAATATCTTAACGAGCGGTTGGGAGTGGGGCTACCAATTCTCTTTAACGATTTTTGACTTCTCGAGTATGAACTTCCCTTCCTTGTACTTCTGTGTTGGCTCGTATGCTCGTTCATACTTCCACCCTACCAACTCGTGGCAATCTGCACAGAATATATCAGCAACTGTGTGAAGACCAGTCGTGAGATGTCTGTCTTCTTTCGTCCCAACTCGAATATT from Ipomoea triloba cultivar NCNSP0323 chromosome 12, ASM357664v1 encodes the following:
- the LOC115998040 gene encoding protein yippee-like At4g27745, with product MDETIGPRLYSCYKCKNHVSVHDDIISKDFQGRNGRAFLFSHVMNIRVGTKEDRHLTTGLHTVADIFCADCHELVGWKYERAYEPTQKYKEGKFILEKSKIVKENW